Proteins encoded within one genomic window of Nonomuraea gerenzanensis:
- a CDS encoding M28 family peptidase, with amino-acid sequence MRSLIVAAIVTLTLTPAPTPALAAAPPDIPLANVKAHLTQFQSIATANGGTRAHGRPGYLASANYVRGRLDAAGYTTTLQTFTYNGATGYNVIADWPGGDPNDILMVGAHLDSVTAGPGINDNGSGSAAILETALEVSRQALQPVKHLRFAWWGAEELGLRGSQFYVSNLPAAERARIKGYLNFDMVGSPNAGYFVYDGDNSDGTGSGPGPTGSAQLERTIQDYFTSIGVPTRGTDFDGRSDYGPFIAVGIPAGGTFTGAEGIKTAAQATLWGGTSGQAFDVCYHRACDTTANINDTALDRNADAIAYAVWTTATAVPPVTVWQDTFETATGWTVNPSATDTATLGQWERGDPEATTSSGAKQLGTTASGTNDLVTGRLAGSSAGAYDIDGGTTSIQSPPITLPATGALNLSFSWYLAHGSNASSADYLRVRVVGSTTATVFNQAGAATNRNGAWATATASLNAFAGQTVRILVDAADASGASLVEAGVDDVRITR; translated from the coding sequence CACTCTCACCCCTGCCCCCACCCCCGCCCTGGCCGCCGCGCCGCCGGACATCCCGCTGGCCAACGTCAAGGCACACCTGACACAGTTCCAGTCCATCGCCACCGCCAACGGCGGCACCCGGGCCCACGGCCGGCCCGGTTACCTCGCCTCGGCCAACTACGTCAGGGGCCGGCTCGACGCCGCCGGCTACACCACCACCCTGCAGACGTTCACCTACAACGGCGCCACCGGCTACAACGTCATCGCCGACTGGCCGGGCGGCGACCCGAACGACATCCTCATGGTCGGCGCGCACCTCGACAGCGTGACCGCCGGGCCGGGCATCAACGACAACGGCTCGGGCAGCGCGGCCATCCTGGAGACGGCGCTGGAAGTGTCGCGCCAGGCGCTGCAGCCGGTCAAGCACCTGCGCTTCGCCTGGTGGGGCGCGGAGGAGCTGGGGCTGCGCGGGTCGCAGTTCTACGTCAGCAACCTGCCGGCCGCCGAGCGGGCACGCATCAAGGGCTACCTGAACTTCGACATGGTCGGCTCCCCGAACGCCGGATACTTCGTCTACGACGGCGACAACTCCGACGGCACGGGGTCGGGGCCGGGGCCGACCGGCTCGGCGCAGCTGGAGCGCACGATCCAGGACTACTTCACCTCCATCGGCGTGCCCACCCGGGGCACCGACTTCGACGGACGCTCCGACTACGGGCCGTTCATCGCCGTGGGCATCCCGGCGGGCGGCACGTTCACCGGCGCGGAGGGCATCAAGACCGCGGCCCAGGCCACGCTCTGGGGCGGCACCTCCGGGCAGGCGTTCGACGTCTGCTACCACCGCGCCTGCGACACGACCGCCAACATCAACGACACCGCGCTGGACAGGAACGCCGACGCCATCGCGTACGCGGTCTGGACGACCGCCACCGCCGTCCCGCCGGTCACCGTCTGGCAGGACACGTTCGAGACGGCCACGGGCTGGACGGTGAACCCGTCCGCCACCGACACCGCCACCCTCGGGCAGTGGGAGCGCGGTGACCCCGAGGCCACCACCTCCAGCGGCGCCAAGCAGCTCGGCACCACGGCCAGCGGCACCAACGACCTGGTCACCGGCCGTCTGGCGGGCTCCTCGGCAGGCGCGTACGACATCGACGGCGGCACCACCTCGATCCAGTCGCCGCCGATCACGCTGCCCGCGACGGGCGCGCTGAACCTGTCGTTCTCGTGGTATCTGGCGCACGGCTCGAACGCCTCCAGCGCCGACTACCTGCGGGTGCGCGTGGTCGGCAGCACCACCGCGACGGTCTTCAACCAGGCGGGCGCGGCCACCAACCGCAACGGCGCCTGGGCCACCGCCACGGCCAGCCTGAACGCCTTCGCGGGCCAGACCGTCCGCATCCTCGTGGACGCCGCCGACGCCTCAGGGGCCTCCCTGGTCGAGGCCGGCG